A stretch of DNA from Salvelinus fontinalis isolate EN_2023a chromosome 17, ASM2944872v1, whole genome shotgun sequence:
ggtaattggttgcaccagatcttatttaggggcttcattcctttttttaaaaacttttttgaaacaattaattttaaaaatttcacttcaccaatttgaactattttgtttatatccattacatgaaatccaaataaaaatacatttaaattacaggttgtaatgcaacaaaataggataaACGCCAAgggaggtgaatacttttgcaaggcactgtacctactgtaaaatatagtggtggatctttgatgttatgtggctattttgcttccactggttaccactgtatgtctaataaatcactgtATGTGTTCATTTAATGAAAACAactccaaaatatatatatatattttttaggcaTTTCCCTGAGCCTCCTTTGGCCCTTAAAATGCTCAGTCTGATCATGTGGGCGTTAGGAAACAAATGTGAAGATATTGACATACACAACCCTGATTAGCTGATAGGATGTTCTTGAGCCCACCCCTTACCCAGATGAACAGTTATTGGTCTATTATAGTCAGATCTTATTGTGAAGTCATGATGTGGGGCCCAAAGTCCCATCCCACCTGACCAGGATGACATTTCAGGattattttcaaacagctcttacacaaaaaACAAGGAAATCACATTTTAACTGCACTGGCCATTAAGTAGTCTCACACTGATATCTCCGCTCCATTCCCACAATAGCTCAATAATGTGTGTGTCCAATGAATGAAGAAAATGCATATGTCGTATATAATTCATTGGGGTTTCTTAAACTATCGGTCAGGACCCAAAGTGGGCCCTGGGCATGTAGTTCGCTAGTTAAAAGAATACATCTATATTGACACACTGTTTCTTTTTAATTTGGGTCGCCGGAGGACGGTAtatttctcatttgggtctcgagctgaaAACGTTTAATCAATTACTCATGTAGGCTACTTTCCAACTTGACTGTTCCTGACCTGTACAGCATCCTCGACTATGAGAAACTTGCCAATGAAATGCATCCTTAACATCCGTATGGCCCTACAGTCAGTCACACGTTGACATCCCTGTGTATAACCACCATGCTAGGCGGTGCCTCCTCCACTCTCTTCCCCCTCAGAGCCAAGGTGAGAAAGTTGCTGATGGACAGCAAGACTCGGAGCAGCAGCTCCTTGAGTCCGGCCCTGTACTCCTGTCGCATCAGGCAGTACAGCACGGGGTTCAGGCAGCTGTTGGTGTGAGCCAAGCAAACAGTCAGAGGGAAAGCATAGGCCTGGGCATTGTAGAAGGCCTTACTAAAGGGCACAAGGTCAAATTTGATCAGCACTCCCCACAGTGTAAGAGCCTGGTTGGGCAGCcagcagaggaagaaggagagcaCCAAGATGGTCACCGAGCGGGTCACTTTGGAGCGGCGCCGTTGATGGGACCTCTCTGACCTCTCCATGACCCCAACGCTGCCAACTACGCCACTGACTCGCCGGCTCAGGAGGAGGTAACACACACTGATCACTACCAAAGGAACCACAAATCCCAGCAGTACCTTCTGTGTCTGGTAGAGGCCCAGTAGAACCTGAGAGTCCCAGTGACCCGAGGCAGATCCAGAAAACCGGACCAGACACAGCTCGTCATCCGCAGACACCTAGAAACAGCAAAAACATGCACCACAATGGAATTAAGTGTTTGACATCAATTGATGTGTTTTATTTTGATGTACACACAAACAGCCTTACATTCATTTTTAAATTGGCAAATAAAATCAGTCAAACAAACCTGGACTGTGGTGGAGTAGATGGCGTGGGGCATCGTGACCGCCAGTGACACCACCCAGATGGCAAAACTGGCCCACTTGGCGCGAGCCGCAGCCATTTTGGGGCTGCTTATCCTCAGTGAGGAGGCGAGGGAGCAGTAGCGAGCCACGCTCATGGCCGTCAGGAAGAAGACGCTAGCGTACATGTTCATGGTGGTCACAGAGCTGACAATCTTACACATGACCCTGCCGAAGGGCCAGCGGAAGTCCAGGGCAGTGTCCACAGCCCAGAAGGGCAGGGTGAGGACGAACTGGAGGTCAGTCACTGCCAGGCTCCTCACAAAGAAGTCAATAGACGAGTGGTGCAACTGGTGGCGGGAGTGGAGAAGGAACAGCGCCAGGAGGTTTCCCACCAGCCCCAGAGCACACACCACCAGGTAGACCAGAGCAATGACCACTCGCATCTGGAAGAAGGAAACACAGTCAAGAGTCAAATCCTGATACATAATGGCTTGGTACTGTCATTAATTAATAATAATCAAAAAGAAAAATAATGAAGTTAATCTTAAATTGATTTATCCTAacccacaacaacaaaaaatatattttatatcaaGATAATCTACCTTTAGGACTTTAAAGCTGGGATATTTAAACTTGCAATACTAActttctgtcattctcattgaaagcaagtctaagaagcggtaggtGTGCTATTTATATGCTTCCAGTTCTTAAATttcgtttttgcatcttttattttcagttttgtacaccagcttcaatcTAAATACAATATTTGTGTTTATGAAAAATATTTTTCACagaggtttagatggtacaacgaTTCTCTAcaatatactacactatactactatattacaacaacaaagaagtcaCTGAAAACAACTAACATGCTGAGTTACACTCCTCAGTTCGGTGGGGCGACCAGTGGCACCATTTCCACATACTGCGGATTCTATCTTTAAGCTTGACAATATTCTGTTTCTATTGTTTATATAgtgtaaaataataattatatatatatatatatatatatatatatatatatatatgtacatacaTATCTGCCAATGTGGTAAAATAATGTGTCTTGGTCAGACTTCTTGCAAAAGATTAGTTTGTGCTagtctggaacaaaagcctgcacaaccAGTAGTAGCTCTCTAGTTCCAGAGTTGCAGATCCCTGAGCATCACTCCTCTATGCGCTAGCAGGGCTACTATGAAGTAGGATGAAGTTACAACTGATCTAAACTTAGTTTTGCGTTTGTCACCCTAATGGTTAGGACTTTTGTAGGGTATTCGGAGCACACACCCACCGTCATGTTCGCGCTGTCCCCATAAAGCTCCGGAGCAGACTCTCTGGAGAGGAGATTGAGCCAGCAGTCCAGCGAGAGGTTGTGGAGCGATTCTTCGGACAGGTTAGCCTGCTCTGGGCTCTCCGCGTCCTCCTGACCCCCTACACGCCCACTCAGACCCAGGTGTAGCAAACTGCTGTTACTCGGATGCATGGTTCTTCTCTATCATTCAGCAGAACACTCCGCATGAAAACAGGGTCTCACATCACCCAAAGTGTGAAGTAATGGTACAAACATTTCGAGTTAAGAGTAGACTCAACATATCCAAATTCCAATCGCACCGTTTTTGTAAGAAGACACATTTTGTGTTTTAGGAAACAGTCATTGTTAGTAAATATTCACTGTTTTTTCGTTTCATTTGAATGTGTTTGTTCAAGTCCGACTTGTTTCCGAATGAGTTGCATAACGTGTCTAGTCTGCGCTTTTTATACCGTTTGAGATGCCATGCGCGGGTAAAGTCTCCGAGAATTCGGGCTGTGCGGTTGCTATCACTCCATCACGTGCATAAAatggggggagagtaggggtgagaatGTGGAGGGCTGCAACCTGCTCTcaaagcatttcgtattattctgtacataagGCCGAGGCCTTACAATTGGTATCATATGttatgtttcgtatggtatgcATTCATTTGTGGACGTCCATcacccatttagtatgatatgttccgAATTACAATTAGTATTATATGTTACCTATTTgctaaacgtacaatatgttacgaattgtgTCCAGCGATACTGGTCCATAATAGAGGTTTacaatacagtcgtggccaaaggttttgagaatgacacaaatattaattttcacaaagtttgctgcttcagtgtctttagatatttttgtcagatgttactatggaatcctgaagtataattacaagcatttcataattgtcaaaggcttttattgacaattacatgaagttgatgcaaagagtcaatatttgcagtgttgactcttctttttcaagacctctgcaatccgccctggcatgctgtcaattaacttctgggccacatcctgactgctggcagcccattcttgcataatcaatgcttggagtttgtcagaatttttaggtttttgtttgtccacccacctcttgaggattgaccacaagttctcaatgggattaaggtctggggagtttcctggccatggacccaaaatatcgatgttttgttccccgagccacttagttatcactttttccttatggcaaggtgctccatcatgctggaaaaggcattgttcgtcaccaaactgttcctggatggttgggagaagttgctctcggaggatgtgttggtaccattctttattcttggctgtgttcttaggcaaaattgtgagtcaGCCGActtccttggctgagaagcaaccccacacatgaatggtctcaggatgctttactgttggcatgacacaggactgatggtagcgctcaccttgtcttctccgggcaagcttttttccagatgccccaaacaatcggaaaggggattcattagagaaaatgactttaccccagtcctcagcagtccaatccctgtaccctttgtagaatatcagtctgtcccagaTGTttatcctggagagaagtggcttctttgctgcccttcttgacaccaggccatcctccaaaagtcttcgcctcactgtgcgtgcagatgcactcacacctgcctgctgctattcctgagcaagctctgtactggtgggccccgatcccacagctgaatcaactttaggagacgtgacagcatgacagagtgatctccagccttgttctcgtcaacactcacacccgtgttaacgagagaatcactgacatgatgtcagctggtccttttgtggcaggactgaaatgcagtggaaatgttttttagggattcagttcatttgtatggcaaagagggactttgcaattaattgcaattcatctgatcactcttcataacattctggagtatatgcaaattgccatcatacatactgaggcagcagactttgtaaaaatgtatatttgtgtcattctcaaaacttttggccacgactgtacatactgCTCAAAGATGTACGGCAGACGTGGTGTGTGGGATGTGATTGTTCTGCTGTACTTGGGGACTTTGGTGGGGTAGTACCTCTGCTCCTCAACTCTGTGTTTGAGGGGCAATCATCATCACAACATCCCAGACTCATTTTGACCAGTGTTCTTTAATCCTGGAGTGTGTTCCGGTCTTAGATTTTTCTGAGTGCTACTGATTTTTAATAACATAGTAGGCCTATGGGGCGCTAAAAGTTGTTATGAATATTCAGTATTTGTCATATACAGATGAGGTCATTTAAAGTGTTACCAAAACAAACATCTATTGCAGCCCTGTGTTCACTGCTTTAAAGCTAGAGAAAAACATCAATCAGAAGATTATAGTATCCctgcagcagcagagagagaggcaaaggaCCCTCATTAACACCAGCAGGATCCctagcccactgggcacagacgtctaatcaacatctattccacattggttcaatgtaatttaatttaaatgatgtggaaacaatgttgattcatccAGTGTgaacccagtgtgtgtgtgtggggggggggggggggggggggggggggggtgtctctaAACAGCCTCAAACATTCAAGACTTTATTCAAAAACATTACATCATATCCAATGACTGCATGGAAAACAATAATTTCCCTATTCTGCCTAGTACAGACTGAAGCAGTGTAAGGGAAACCTTTTAAAATAATCATTTTTATTGAGCTCAGACACATCAATGAAACTTAAATAAGAAATTACATCAAAGTACAGTAAGTGAAGTATGTCCAAAAAAAGAAAGTAAGTAAATTAATATCTGCTGCCATTGTTCAGTAGCCACATTATTCAGTAAATCTCTATATTACGGGATCTCTATGATACATAACACCATATATTGGGGTTCAGCAACCTGGCCTCGGGGCAATTCATATTAtttgggacatttcttttttccctccatttaaaaaatcaaatcaaatcaaatgttattggtcacatacacatggttagcagatgttaatacgagtgtagcgaaatgcttgtgcttctagttccgacagtgcagtaatatctaacaagtaatctaacaattccccaacaactacctaatacacacaaatctaaaggggtgaatgagaatgtgtacatataagtatatggatgagcgatggccaagcggcataggcaaggtgcaatagatggtataaaatacattactcatatcacatgtatatactgtaagatatgtaaacattattaatggtcccgtgtggctcagtttgtagagcagtttgtagagcatggcgcttgcaacgccagggttgtgggttcaattcccacggggggaccagggttcaattcccacggggggaccaggatgaatatgtatgaactttccaatttgtaagtcgctctggataagagcgtctgctaaatgacgtaaatgtaattaaagtggcattgattaaagtgactagtgatccatttattaaagtgtccagtgattgggtctcaatgtaggcagcatcACTGAGTTAGTGATTCCTGTttggcagtctgatggccttgagatataaactgttttcaatctctcggtcccagctttaatgcacctgtactgacctctcattctggatgatagcggggtgaacaggcagtggctcgggtggttgttgtgcttgatgatctttttggccttcctgtgacattgggtggtgtaggtgtcctggagggcaggtagtttgcccccggtgatgcattgtgcagacctcactaccctctggagagccttacggttgtgggcggtgcagctGCAGTACCAgtctgtgatacagcccgacaggatgctctcgattgtgcatctgtaaaaatttgTGAGGGTTTTggttgacaagccaaatttcttcagcctcctgaggttgaagaggcgctgttgcgccttcttcaccacactgtctgtgtgggtggaccaattcagtttgtctgtgatgtgtacccccaggaacttaaaactctccaccttctccactgctgtcctttcgatgtggataggcggtgctccctctgctgtttcctgaagttcacgatcatctcttttgttttgttgacgttgttttcctgacaccacactccaggTGCCCccacctcttccctgtaggctgtctcgtcattgttggtaatcaagtccactactgttgtgtcgtctgcaaacttgatgattgagttggaggcgtgcatggccacgcagtcgtgggtgaacagaagtacaggaaggggctgagcacacacccttatggggccccagtgttgaggatcagcgaagtggagatgttgtttcctaccttcaccacctgggggcggcttgTCAGAAAATTCAGCACCCAGTTGCACAGGATgtggttgagacccagggcctccagcttgatgatgagcttggagggtactaaggtgttgaatgctgagctgtagtcaatgaacaacattcttacatacagttgaagttggaagtttacatacaccttggccaaatacatttaaactcagtttttcactattcctgacatttaatcctagtaaaaattccctgttttaggtcagttaggatcaccacgttattttaagactgtgaaatgtcagaataatagtagagagaaggatttatttcagcatttatttatttcatcacgttcccagtgggtcagaagtttacatacactcaattagtatttggtggcattgcctttaaattgtttaacttgggtcaaacatttcaggtagccttccacaagcttcccatatgTATGggctatgcttggggtcattgtccatttggaagacccatttgcgaccaagctttaacttcctgactgatgtcttgagatgttgcttcaatatatccacatcattttcctgcctcatgatgccatctattttgtgaagtgcaccagtccctcttgcagcaaagctcccccacaacatgatgctgccacccccgtgcttcacggttgtgatggtgttcttcggcttgcaagcttccccatttttcctccaaacataacaatggtcattatggccaaacagttctatttgtgtttcatcagaccacaggacatttctccaaaaagtacaatctttgtccacatgtgcagttgcaaaccgtagtctggctttttatggcggttttattGCAGTGgcttttccttgctgagcggcctttcaggttatgttgatataggactcgttttactgtaggtatagatacttttgtacccgtttcctccagcatcttcacaaggtcctttgctgttgttctgggattgatttgcacttttcgcaccaaagaacgagtctccttcctgagcagtatgacggctgtgtggtcctatgatgtttatacttgcgtactgttgtttgtacagatgaacatggtaccttcatgcgtttggaaattgcttccaaggatgaaccaaacttgtggagatctacaattttttctctgaggtcttggctgatttcttttgatttccccatgatgtcaagcaaagaggcactcagtttgaaggtaggccttgaaatatatccacagatacacctccaattgactcaaattatgtcaattagcctatcagaagcttctaaagccatgacataattttctggaattttccaagctgtttaaaggcacagtcaatttagtgtatgtaacttctgacccactggaattgtgatttagtgaattgtaagtgaaataatctgtctgtaaacaattgttggaaaaattacttgtgtcatgcacaaagtagatgtcctaaccgacttaccaaaactatagtttggttgaaaaacgagttttaatgactccaaccttagggtatgtaaatttccgacttcaaatgtaatcatctgccagagagtagccaCAATCGGTTtgagccccaagtaatacatttgggccagataactcacaccggaatcggCCCGAGCTCAATCCCCACATCCTAGTAATACTGCCGAAGGCGGCCCAGACACGGGCCACACGACGTCAGCTGAGTCTGACTCTCAGCCAAGTGCCCGACTCTCAGCCGGAAccggcccagatccactgtgctaacTGGGGAGCTAACAAGTGTAcatttttgttccagcccagcactaagaCAACCTGATTTAACTCATCAACTACTCATTAAAACCTTGattagctgaatcaggtgtgttagagctGATGGTGCTACAGGAGCCAAGTAGTTGAATAGGAAGTTGGTGGTGTTGGTTGAGAAGGAGTTCCGTATTTGCGTGGTCGTGGTTGGGTTTGCGATAGAGTGGTCGGAAGCTGTGGTCATAGTCATagttgtggtcatggttgtggttGGTAAGGAGGTCTGAGTCTGCATACTCTTGCCCGAGTCGGAGCTTCCTCACCAGGGTTGACATGGCCTCCACTCCTGTGGGCACTGAGAAGActaaattaacaaaaaaacagagcaaactagaatgctatttggccctaaacagagagtacacagtggcagaatacctgaccactgtgactgacccaaacttaaggaaagctttgactatgtacagactcagtgagcatagccttgctattgagaaaggccgccttaggcagacatggctctcaagagaagacaggctatgtgcacactgcccacaaaatgaggtggaaactgagctgcacttcctaacctcctgcccaatgtatgaccatattagagagacatatttccctcagattacacagatccacaaagaatttgaaaacaaatccaattttgataaactcccatatctactgggagaaattccacagtatgccatcacagcagcaagatttgtgacctgttgccacaagaaaagggcaaccagtgaagaacaaacaccattgtaaatacaacccatatttatgcttattaattttaacttgtgtgctttaaccatttgtacattgttacaacactgtatatatataatataacatttgtaatgtatttattgttttgaaacttctgtatgtgtaatgtttactgttaatttgtattgtttatttcacttttgtataatatctacctcacttgctttggcaatgttaacacatgtttcccatgccaataaagccccttgaattgatagagatagagatagagatagagatagagatagagatagagagagagagagagagagagagagagagaggatgaactGTATAGTCAGATAATAAAGTGTGTGTGTCcaagctagcacatttggttccctGGAAGTTGCTGgaacgtatgtttttggtttcacattggttgtgggaacgAAGCCACACGTTTCCTGACTGATGAAACtgaatgttttttaaatgttctgaATTGTTTTTAATGTacggctatccgtaaattaaaaaaatcAAGAAAATTGTACCGTCTGGTTGgcttaatataaggatttttttattattcgcacttttacttttgatactcaagtagcattttactgggtgactgacttttacttgagtcattttctatgaagttatctttacttttactcaagtaagacactttacttttactcaagtaagacaattgggtactttttccacaactggTGACATGGCATCAGTGAACGtatgatcttctgttctctatctaTGGAATTATTCAACtgcaccaccaggatggagctagcatacCATGTTTTTTTACTCAttcaaagctgttcattttagtctattcaaacagaacccatttcaaaggaaacaagtaCTCATAGATTAGGTGTGGCTAATTAGTGGGTGTGGCCAACACATCCGAACAGATAGAGAATTTGTTGATACTGTgaacggaatgtatatgtttttaaatatcattcttagaacgttctctgaatgttaataatgttttcttgtgtttttttatggaaagttttcttcaTGTTCTGAGAACAGAATTGAGAGCTTATACATTAGCAAAATTGAAATTaaatgtttgaacttttaggaaatgtTCTGTTGAAGTAATGAAATAACaagatttgttttgtttttgtcgagatccttaaatgtgctgagaatgttccaaagccaagcaactatcctgctcCATTCCCAGagagttgtgggaaggttgtatgcaaaataaccataggataaCCACACTcgcaccaagctctaagaaacatatggttctcagaacgttatgtgctagctggggtgtgtgtgtacacttaCCTCTGACCACGCTGAAGCCTCCGTCCTGGCTGACATGGCTGTGTCGGTCAGGCTGCagactgggagagaggaggagtgagaaagagaggagcagcacctagagggaggaagggagagagaaggaaaaagagtaagggagagagagcatGAACTTCTGCTTGACCCATTTTATTTTTATAGTGTTCAACTGTGGATCTGGGTCAAGGCCTGAGTATTCAATCACAGACATGGTAACAGGCCAGTGAGCACCCCAGTGACGTAAAACACTGTATTTTTAATGGAGGATATTCCTTACCAGGATACAGGTCCTTTTCTGGGCGGTCTTACTGGCGCCATTAGGTAGAAGAGTCTGTAGCCTGGCCAGCCGCTCCAATAGAGAACTGCAgtaccacacacagacagagaggatcATGAGCTGTATAGTCAGAGATGATTCAAAGTCCATTCCATTCAAGACAggaaagaagggggagagagtagagaaggtgaaagaagaaaaaggaaGGAGAGTGTAGGGTAGGTagaaagggaggaaggaagagagtagacaaggaggggaggaagaggagaggaatgaAAGAGGAAGAGATTAGGGGAGAAGACTTGAACATGTGTCCCTTGTAAACAAGATTTGTAATGCCTTGTGTGTTGGTTCCCTCCAGTTGGTGAACTTTACTCTGCAGCTCTAGGTTGTGTGTACTACAGGCATTCATCCTGACGGGGCACAGAGAGACACTCCATCAGTCTCTCTATCAATTCACTTActtttctctttctccat
This window harbors:
- the LOC129813943 gene encoding relaxin-3 receptor 1-like, encoding MHPSNSSLLHLGLSGRVGGQEDAESPEQANLSEESLHNLSLDCWLNLLSRESAPELYGDSANMTMRVVIALVYLVVCALGLVGNLLALFLLHSRHQLHHSSIDFFVRSLAVTDLQFVLTLPFWAVDTALDFRWPFGRVMCKIVSSVTTMNMYASVFFLTAMSVARYCSLASSLRISSPKMAAARAKWASFAIWVVSLAVTMPHAIYSTTVQVSADDELCLVRFSGSASGHWDSQVLLGLYQTQKVLLGFVVPLVVISVCYLLLSRRVSGVVGSVGVMERSERSHQRRRSKVTRSVTILVLSFFLCWLPNQALTLWGVLIKFDLVPFSKAFYNAQAYAFPLTVCLAHTNSCLNPVLYCLMRQEYRAGLKELLLRVLLSISNFLTLALRGKRVEEAPPSMVVIHRDVNV